A window of Blautia argi genomic DNA:
AGATTGAGTTTAATTAATATTGAAGCGTGGGAAAAAAAGGATTTAAAAGAGATTGCTTTAAAAGGATTTAAACAACTTGACATTAAGATAACAGATGAAGTTGCAGAACAGTTGGCAGTTGAATGTCTTACATCACCACAGTTAATGCAGTATATTTGTCTGAGCATTTGCACATTGTTGGAAGACAAAAATGAGCATATTGTAAATTTTGATATGTTGGAAATGGCATATAAATTTACAACGGTTAACTTTAACTATTACGATGTGGTAAATGTAATGTCTAAAGGTCCAAATCCGCGTGGAAAGAAAAGAAATTTATACAAAACATTAGATGGAAAAGAATTGGATTTGTATGGACTGATCGTGGAATCGTTAGCCAAAAATCCTCCGATTATGGAATTAGATTTTGACACAGTTTATGACAGAATCATAAACCTTATTCCTAAAACAGAAGGAAAACCGGATAGAAATTCTGTAAAAAGTCATTTAAATAATTTACAAACAATCCTAAAAGAAAAAGAAGAAATTTATAAAGCAATAGAATGGAAAGACGGAAAAGTGTATGTTTTGGATCCATTATTTTTGTTTTATCTGAGATGGGGGAGAATGAATGGATAATATGCTGAAAGAGTATATCGAAAAGTTGAAATCAGTAGATACTGTAGAGGAATATGAGGCATTTATATCGAAGCTGCACCAGATGATGAAACAAGAAACATATAAGAATGATATTGTTCAAAATATCAGGAATAAGCAGAAATATATGGTAAACAAATTTTCGAAAGAATCTACCCGTGAAAATATGTTAAAAGCAAAAGAAAATCTGTTAATCTATTTGGATAGTATTTTGTGTGAAGAGTATGAGAAATCATCACAATTTATTCAAAGGGAGCTTGAGAGATTTCTGAGGAATTTTTATTTCTTTTTAGAAGCGTTTAGGGAAGCAAAACCGGATAAGAGAGCATCACTTACCACAGAAAATTTGCAAAAAATACAGATTGAAAATGAATATGATTTACAGCATTTGCTTTATGCAGTTATAAAACCACTATGTCCAGACGCCAGAAGAGAGGTAAATGATGATTCGGGAGTTGGAACAGTTAGAAGCGATATAAAAATTCTTTCTTTAAATACAATCATAGAAGCAAAGTGTACAAGAACATCAACAAACTTAAAAAAGCTAACAGAAGAAATAGAAGCTGATATTGTACATTATAAGGCGGATTATATATTCTTTTATATCTACGACAAAGAAAAAATTATAAAAGACAGGCATGCTTTTGAAACAAATTTTAACAGGAGTTTTGATGGAAAGGAAATCAGGATTATTATTTTGCAACCTGTCAATATGTAAAGGATAAATTTGACGGGACAGAGTTGGGTGAGAAAAGGCTCAGTGTCAGCAAAAGATGAGAAAAATGAGGTGATAATATGATTACACCAAGAAAAGTAAAATTTGAAGCGAAGAAAAAGGGAAATGAAAATATTGAATTCCGTACATTTTTAAAATGTAATGCAGATGAAAAAGAATTGGATGAGCAGTTCAAAAAACTTCACGAAGAGTTGTTTGCAAAATATGACTGCAGCAGATGTAGGAACTGTTGTAAGATGTACTGCGGAAGTATTCCAGAAGAAGATTTGGAGAAAGATGCAGAATATTTAGGACTTACTAAAGAAGAACTTATAAATTCTTATTTGATAAAAAAAGAAAGTGAAAATACGTATGTAACCAAGCATCATCCGTGTGATTTTCTGGAGGAAGACGGAAACTGTAAGCTGGGAGAATATAAACCTGAGAATTGCAGGAAATATCCATATACGGATCAGCCAGAGAGGTTACATAGTTTGTACAGTGTATTGGAAACAGTAGAAGTCTGTCCGATTGCATTTGAAATATATGAGAGATTAAAAGAAGAATATGGATTTCGTTATAGAAGATAAGTTATTATAGATAGGGAGCAGAAATGTTTTTAAGAGAATATTTGACAAAATATACAAAAGAAGAACTGTTAGATCAGGCAAGAAGTTTTGAAATCAAAAAGTGCTCGGGACTTCGAAAAGCTGATTTAATAGATAGAATTGTTGATACTTTTTGTGCCGAGGAAATGCTTAGAAGCAGATTGGCATGCCTTACAAAAGAACAGATGGACTTATTTCGGAAAGCTTGTATTTCCCCTACCGCTGTTTCTGTAAATGAAGTGGTAGATGCGATGCAGCTTTACAGATATTGGATTGGATATTTTGAAGATCCAACTGATAGATTTTGCGTATTTGAAGATGTTGCTGTTGCCCTTTCTAAAATAGATGATAAAGCATTTCAATTGAAGCAATGCAGAAAAGGCTGGCTGGTAAAGTGCATACATTTCTTTATACAATATTATGGAATAGCACCAATCGAAGTTATCTATGAAATGTATAGGCAGAAAGTGAAGGACTCTATAGATGAAATGATAGAAATACTGTGGGAAATGCCGGTTGATATTGTGGAATCGTGTCTTTTTACAATGGATAAACTTGGGATGGAAGGATGGCCAAAAGAGAACCCGTTATACTCAGAAAAAGGAATATTTGTTCACTTACAGTTGTTTGAAAATGAAGAATTTGATTATTTGCTTCGACAGCAGATGGATAAAGATTTTTATATCCCCTCAGCACAGCAGATAGATGAGATATGTAGAAATGGATATGAGGCAAGTTCGTCTGCATATAAAAAACTGGAATCTTTTTTTATTAAGAAATTGAAGTTTTCTTATGAGCAGGCAGTGACGTGGTGTCTGCAGGTGTGGGCAAATAGTTATGAAGGAGAATCACCATCAAAAATTATCAATAAAATGACGGAAGCCAATATTGAATTTGAAGAGAAAATGATAAATGAATTGCTAGAGTTACTTGTGACGGCACATAACAATACCCGAATGAAAGAGAACAGAGGGTACAAACCAAGTGAAATGGTAAGAAAAAAATCTGTCGATAAAATGCCAACAATTGTTCCGGCAAGTTCTAATGCAGCTGCAATTTTAAAGGATGCTGCACCGCAGTTGCAGGCTATGGGGGTGCCGGTTGACTTAAATGGAAATACAGATGTTATTCAAACAACAATGTTTCCGATCGGGCTGAACGGGGAACCAATACGAGTAGAAAAGAAAATATATCCAAATGATCCGTGTCCATGTGGTTCAGGAAAGAAATATAAAAAATGTTGTGGAAAGAATAATTGATGCTAAGAAAAGCTTTGGACCAGTTACGAGAGTGAAATATTTCGTGAGCTACTATTTATAAGGCGGAAAATGAGTGGTATTGAGTGCTGTTTTGTGCGTTTTTACGCTGTTTCTGCGGACTGTACGGACAGAATAACACTAGATGAAATAGATAAAAATAGATGGACGGGTGACCTGATTCGTACATAGAGATGGTTATTTTTGTATTCGCCAGAGGGGATTGAGAAGAAGAGTAAGGAAAATTCCAAAAATGTAATTGTAATTTAGTTGATGAAAAGTCGCTCTGAGAGAGTGTATGTACATTTATGCATAGGTAAAAATTGTATATGAGACCTGAAAATTTTATCAAATTCATATGTATCCATAGAATACAAAATTGAACTTTACTATGAAACATAAATTTTCTGATAGATACAAAGTGTAAACTTGCCCTATTAAGCCTATTGTGTTATTTTGAACTTTTCTGGAAGGCTTAGGTGGCAATTCCAGGAACTTCAAGCCAAGTATTTTTAATTTTTGGAGATATGTATTGATTTTGTATTTTCTATTGAATTAGTTGTAATAGTCTGATTTAAAATTTTTGAAAACGATTTCGATTTTGAGAATATCAGGTCATTACTATTATATCCACAATCTTCCAACATAGATAAACTAGACAAAAATAATAAGAGAATAAAAATTGAGAAACAATAGGAAATATTGAGCTATAGGAAGGAGAATATTCATATGAGTGAATGTATTTATCAAAAATTTTTTAAGCGGAGCACACTCACAGTTTTAGGTGCTGCACTGGTATTTATGTTAATTTGCATAGTCATAAATTTTTATTACGATTGGCTGTCTTTGTGGAAGAAGGACAAAAATGTAATTTGGTCATTACTCATTATATTGTTTTATTTATATCCATTTTTATATTCTTCTGTAAAACAAATCCTAAAAAAAAAGAAAGAATTTAGTGAAATATATTCAAATAATAATTTGGAAAAGTTAGAAAACAACTTAAACCAATTTGAGTTTTACAGTATTGGGGGATTCCTTGCAGAGTTGTTTAAGCAGTTTTCTTCGTTATGGATATTTATTTTTGTTCAAAAAATCTTTGAACAAGTATCTAGTGAACAAATGGAAGTTGTTAAACTACAAGCCTATTGGGGAATGATCAAAATATCAGTAATAATTTCTGTTGTAACGCTTATTATATTTGGTACGTTTTCGGGAGCTGTACAATTGATCCCGATTAAAAAAATCCATGTAAAAATGATTCTAAAATTGAAAAAAATACAAATAGAAAGATTTTCTAGTAGAAAGCAAAACCAGAATGAGAAAAGTCAAATGTTAATCAAATCACTTCTTCATAACATGAATTACAGTGTTGACGTAGCTAAAACGCCAGAAATTGATTATATTTGTTGTAAGGAGAATAAGAAATACGGTATTGTTATAAAACATGGGAATGATAATTTAATGAATTTGAGAATTGAAGATGTTGATAAAATTAATAAAGAATCAATTATAAACGAATACATTCCAACTTATGCATTTATAATTGATTATGCAAGTAAAATAGATATTATTATAATACCTCAAAAGTATTTGTTGAAGAAACAAAAAAAGAATGCAGATAGCGTTAATATAAATATGAAAAAATTAAAAAGGAGAAGTTTTCATACAGGTAGTAATGTGATTTTGACATGTACATATGTTAAAAATTGGAATAATTAACTCAGAATTCTAATTTGTGAAAAACCTGACACTATTAACAATTTTGCACTAACTTAGTAGTTAATGTGAATTGCCTTAAATATCAGATTCTTCAAAGTAAAAAATGGCATTGGAAAGGTAAAATCCAATGCCGTTTTTTTATGGTGCGCCTGGCGGCGCACGTTTCTAACGGGTGAAAGTCCCGAATCCGCCGTAAACGCAAAATAGCGAGTACCTGTTCAAAATCATCCAATGTGAGATAATAGACTCATCACTACAAAGTCCAAATAGTTTAGTACTCAACTTTTTTGACTTTGCTACAGGAGGTGAGTTATGAAATCTCATACAAGTTTAGTTGCACAGCAAACCCGTCTGAGTGAATGGGCTGACATGGTCAGGGACTGCCAAAACCGTCCGCAAGGAATGAAAATCGATGAATGGTGTCAACTACACGACATTACAAAAGCAAGTTATTACTGGAGACTCCGGAAAGTTCGTGAGGCTTATCTGAAAACAGCGGATCATACACAAACATTTGTAGAAGTTCCCTCTTCTGCAATCCAGCCGGTAAATATGGCAGCGGAGTATAAAATCATTGCCTTGATTAGAGGCAGAAACAACCTCACTCTGGAAATTACCGAACAGGCATCTGATTCATTTCTAAAAACACTTTTGGGAGTGCTCGGCAATGCTCAATGATGGCTCCGGGTTCAAAAAAGTATATCTGGCGACTGGATTTACGGATCTGCGCAGAGGGATCGATGGCTTGACCAGAATCATACGTTTTCAGTTCCAGCTTGATCCTTACGATAAGAATACATTATTCTTATTTTGCGGCAAACGTACAGATCGGATAAAAGGGCTTATCTGGGAGGGCGATGGATTTCTACTTCTGTACAAGCGGATTGAAAACGGAAACTTCCGCTGGCCCCGTACACAAGAAGAAGCACTGGAAATTAGTGCAGACCAGTATCAAATGTTAATGCAAGGTCTGGAAATCGTTGCCAGACATCCCATAGAAGAAATCTCCTGTCCAGAATTCTCCTTGTGATTTGTGCAAAACGTAGAAAATAAAATTGCTTTCATCCATGATAAATCACCCTGTGCAATATAAAATTTAAAGTTATTCACATCCTGAAAGTTTTCTGTGAGTTTCTATATACTCCTGATTCCAAAACTTTTCAGATTGTGGATAACAGTCATAAATATCTGAAATTCAGGCTTTTATTTTCAGGTATTCATGACTGTTATCCACTGTCAAAATGACGAAGGTGACAGAATTCAAAAATAGCCAAAAACCGTTGGTTCTGCTATAATAGCACTCAGGAAAGTGAGGTTTGGTTATGGCAGTTAAGTATACGGAGGAACAATTAAATAGTGTTGATAAGTCGTTTCTTATCCAGCTTCTTTTACAACAGCAGGAACAATTGGAAGCCATAACAAAGGAGCTTCACGCATCGAATGAAAAAATGCAGCTTCTGATGGAACAGGTAATCCTTGGTAAGCAGAACCGTTTTGGAAGGTCATCTGAAAAAATGGAAGATACCAGCCAGATCTGTTTTCAAGAAGTAGACGGCACTATTGTTTTTTTCAATGAAGCGGAAGCTGTCTACGATCTCAATGAAAAAGAACCTGATGAGCTGGAACTCAAATCTCCAAAACAGCCAAAGCGTAAGGGAAAGAAAGAATCAGATCTTTCCGGACTTACGGTCAGACGGATTGACCATTATCTGTCAGAGGAGGAATTGGAAATAGAATTCGGTGTCAATGGGTGGAAACAGTTACCGGATGCCATTTCCAAAAAATATCATTTTGTACCTGCGAGGGTAGAGGTAGAAGAACATCACATCGGTGTGTATGCCAGCAAAACAGATGAGCACATGGTCAAAGCAGACCATCCAAAAGCATTACTGCATGGAAGTTTGGTATCACCATCTCTTGGAGCTGCGATCATCAATGGAAAGTATGTGAATGCAGTTCCTCTCTATCGGTTAGAGCAGGAATTCCAGCGTTATGGCCTGCAGATCACAAGGCAGAACATGGCAAACTGGTGCATACGTTTGGCAGAGGAATATCTATCGATCCTTTATGATCATCTTCATGAAGAATTGTATTTCTATCATGTGATCCAGGCAGACGAGACGCCGGTGCTTGTAAACCATGACGGACGCAAAGCCGGAAGCAAAAGCTGGATGTGGGTATACCGTTCTGGTCATCTGTATCAAGACCGGCAGATTGTCCTGTATGAATACCAGCAGACAAGAAATGCATCCCATCCACGGGAATTCCTGAAAGGATACGATGGCATCTGTGTAACAGATGGTTATCAGGTCTACCATACTTTAGAAAAAGAATTGGAAGAACTGACCATTGCTGGATGCTGGGTGCACTGTCGCCGCAGATTTGATGAAGCTTTGAAGCTGATTCCCAAACCATCCCAAAAGGAATCCAATGCATTTCTGCTGATGAAACAGATTCAGGCAATCTATCGGGAAGAAGGGAAATTGAATGACCTTTCTTCTGATGAACGACTGAAACAGCGACAGGCGGTTATCAAACCTCTTGTGGATGCTTTTTTTGCGTACCTGAAAACCATAAATGTGTCCAAAAAGGACAAATTTGGTGATGCCGTTAGATATGCACGAAATCAGGAAAAATATCTCCGGGTATTTCTTACAGACGGAGATGTTCCGATTGATAATAATGCATCCGAAAGGGCAATCCGAGGTTTTTGTATTGGAAAGAAGAATTGGCAGATGATCGATACGATTCATGGAGCCAAATCTTCCGCAATTATTTACAGTATTGTAGAAACTGCAAAAGCCAATAATCTGAAACCTTTTGATTATGTGCAGCATCTCTTGGAAGAGATTCCGAAACACATGAATGATAAGGACTGTTCTTTTCTGGAAGATCTTCTGCCCTGGTCAGAAAAACTTCCGGCAGGGATTCGCAAAGCTTAAATATCGGTGGCTGCAAAGCAGCCGCCTAAAAATGTCAAGGTACTCGCTATTTTGCGTTTACAATCCGCCCGGTAGCGGGAAGGATATAGCCGAAGGCAAGGGTGTCCATCGTGAGGTGGAATCTGAAGGAAGCCGGATGTGGGGAACCAACTAACCTACGGGCAAACCTCCGGTCTGACGGAAAGAAATCGTATATAAGGCTGTACATGAGGGTAAGTCTGCCACACAAGATGAAGCCCGATAGCTACACGGAATCATGTGCAGTAAATGCGGCAGATGGATGGAGGGAAAGAAACGTGTGGTACCCAGGGAGGTCTGTACGGAACGCTCTGAAAAGAGTAACCGTTACCGGAAGGTAACGCTGAACGTACAGAAGTCAGCAGAGGCCACAGTAGCTGGAAGTTTTTTTTTCGGCGAAGGGCTGAATCAATAGGAGTCTTTAGTACGACAGGGAAAGGGGGAATGGGCAGATGGGTACAGAAAACATAGAAAGCTGCTCGCAAAGAGATAGCGCGGAACGCAAAGGGTATGTGAGAGCGCACCGCTCATTCAACCGGATATGGAAGGAAAGGGACAGTGCAGAGCCGGACCTCTTAGGTAAGATACTGGACAGGGACAACCTGAACCGGGCTTACAAAAGAGTAAAGGCAAACAAGGGAGCGCCGGGAGTAGATGGAATGACCATTGAAGCGGCACTGCCGTGGCTAAAGGAGCATAACCAGAAACTGACAGAGAGAATACGAAGGGGAAAATATACCCCTACTCCTGTCAGACGAGTGGAAATCCCGAAGCCAGACGGAGGAAAGCGGAAACTCGGCATCCCGACCGTCATCGACCGCATCATTCAACAGGCAATGCTCCAACAGCTTATGCCAATCTATGAGCCGCTGTTTTCGGATGACAGCTTTGGCTATCGTCCGGGAAGAGGGGCAAAAGACGCCATTTACAGGATAAAAGAGTACATCGAACAAGGCTACATAAGGGCAGTCGTCCTCGACTTGTCAAGGTACTTCGACACGCTGAACCACACAATCCTCTTAAATCTGCTGAGAAAGCAGGTAAAAGACGAGAGGGTCATACAGATGGTAAAGCGATACCTGAAAGGCGGAGTGATGGAAAACGGTGTTGAAACAGAGACAGAAGAAGGCTCCCCGCAGGGAGGGAATCTATCCCCACTCTTAGCAAATGTGTATCTGAATGAATTCGACTGGGAGTTTCACAGACGGGGCGTACCGTGTATTCGCTATGCAGATGATATCGTACTGTTGGCGAAGAGTGAACGGGCGGCGGAACGACTGTTGGAGAGCAGTACGAAATATCTGGAAGAAACATTAAAGCTAAAAGTGAACCGGGAAAAGAGCAGGACAGTCAGCGTGTTGGCAATCCGAAAATTTAAGTTCCTTGGCTTTTGTTTTGGGAAGAACGGAAAAGGAATTTATATCCGTGTCCATGGAAAGTCATGGAAGAAAGCCAAGGAGAAACTGCGACAGCTCACTTCCCGGAGCAAATGTGGGAGTATCATCCGAGCTATGGAAAGGATAAAAGTTTATATGCGAGGATGGCTGAATTACTATGGAATAGCGGACATGAAGAACAACATCGAAAGCATGAACGGATGGCTGTACCGCCGAATAAGGATGTGTATCTGGAAGCAGTGGAAACTGCCAAAGACCCGGAAAAGAAAACTAATGGGTCTGGGAATGCCAGAGTGGGTTGCCTGTGAAGGGGCATACAGTAGAAAATCCTATTGGAGGATGTCTAATACAGGTGTGGTCAAAAGAGCATTAACGAAAGAAAGACTGATAAACTGGGGCTACTATGATATAGCCACAGCGTATCAGTCTCTGCACGTCAACTATTGAAACCGCCGTGTACCGAACGGTACGCACGGTGGTGTGAGAGGACGGCGGTTAATCACCGCCTCCTACTCGATTGTGCCGAGCATGGCACTAATCTTACTGGTGAAAGTCCAGTCACGGGTATTTACCACCAAGTGTAGTGAACCACAAGTCGGTGCCAGTAATGGTATGGATGAAGGAAGTGGTGTAGCAAAGTTCTTGAGCCTACGTACAGAAACTTGATAAGGCGATTAGGTGGGTAAAGCTGCATAACAAACTGAAGCCCGAAAGGTAAACGTAAACCGAAGTTGTAAATCAAGAGGTTGTGGAACGAAAGATTAGTGTCTTACCTCGGGAGACCCTACTCACATACCGAACGGTATGGTCGAAAAAGGTTTGGAGAGGGAGTCAGATGATGTCATAGTGTGCGACTTGAAAGTCGCTACTTTAATTGCAGAAATGCTACTACTTCTTTCTCGTAGTATCCCTATCGGTAAATGCCTAGTAAGAAATGAACGGTGTGAAGCAACCGAAACAAAGTGAGAAAAGTGGAAACCACGTCTGCTCTATTGCGAGGGAAAGATGTATATGATTAACAAGCGTGAACTGTTGTAAGGGTCGTCACTCATGAACAGGTGAAAGTGGTTGACACACCTGAGCCAAAAGGCGTGAGGTCAGGGCTGTGGTAATTACTATGGTGCTACAGAGAGAAAGACAGAGAACCTCCGGTTTATAGACAGAATCTAAGTACATCGTAATTATTAAAGTAGCGAAACAAGGTAAACCTCATACGTTCCCTTTACGGGTAGGTTTAATCGTGAGAAAGATACACTACATAGGAGTAAGAGGATGTTGGAAAAAGCGAAAGTTCGTATGTAATGTATGAAATAGGGATTCAAGATTTGTCCCGACCGAAAGGTGGCAGACTTCCAGCACGTATTTAATTACATGAAAAATCTGATATTTATGAAAGTATTAGGTTCAATGACACGTAAGTGAGGACGATACTAATGCAAAAAACCAAATGGAAACAGATAAACTGGGATCAAGTGGAAACATACATTAATAGATTGCAGATTCGGATTGTAAAGGCTGTGCAAGAGAACAAATGGCGATTAGTCAGAAGATTACAATACTTGATTACACATTCATTCTATGGAAAGGCGTTAGCAGTCAAACGTGTGATTTCAAACAAGGGAAAGAATACGCCAGGCATTGATGGAAAAGTGTGGAAAACAGACAAAGAAAAAATGGATGCAATTATAACATTGCAAACTAATGGTTACAGAGCATCAGCATTGCGAAGAATCTATATAGAAAAGTTTGGAAAAAAGGAGAAACGTTCACTAGGAATTCCTACTATGAAAGATAGGGCAATGCAGGCGGTGCAGTTGTTGGGATTGGAACCAGTTGCAGAAACACTTGCAGATACAATATCATTCGGATTCCGAAAATACAGAGGTGCTCAGGATGCGATGGAGTATGGATTTAGTATTCTATGCCGAAAAGATTCACCACAATGGATACTTGAGGGTGATATAAAAGGATGTTTTGACAACACAAATGGCTAGAGGAAAACATTCCGATGGATGTTAAAATACTCAAGCAATTCATGAAATGTGGATATGTATATGATAAAGAATTGTATCCTACTACCGATGGAACTCCACAAGGAGGAATCATCTCACCGAATTTGGCGAATATGACGCTTGACGAAATGGAAAATCTCATTAAACGAAAGTATTGGAACAATACCAAAGGAACTATTAGTATTAAGAATAATGATAAAAAGGTACATTTAATAAAATATGCCGATGATGGTGCGCCACGAAGGTGTGTCCAAGTAGCGTAGCTACTTGAAGACAACCATGCTGTACAGATGATGGCGGTGGGCCCGCCGAAATCGCCATACAGGTGGAGGTTTCAAACTACCTTAAGGTGCTGTGGACAAAAGCCATGGTATTGAGCGCTAAGGAAAAGGCAGTGAAAAACTGTCAAGTGCGTATTAAGGAGATGAATGACCAAGTGAACCACTGACGAAAATTTCGAAAGCGTAGAGACCCCATCAAAACCAGGGGGTAGTCGTTAACTTGGGATAAGTCTGGGGGAAACCTGTTTACTGCCCAGACGGTGGGCGGCATAAAGGTGACATGAACTTAATACAGGCGTCTGTACGGAACGTGGGAACCCAAGGGCTGATGTTAAGGGAGTATATCAAGCGGAAGAACCGTAAGATAAGAGTACCAATGCAGTCATGGGGGCAGATTGGGGTGTAGTAGTGAGGAAGGGTCTATAGCTTAGACAAAACGTTATGTGAGTAAACTTGCATAAGATAATTTCCGGAAGTGCGATTTCATCGCACAGGAATATTTAGAATTGGAAGAGGAAAAGTATAGAAAAATAATTAGTAAAAAAACTATAGATATGATAGAAAAATAACAAACCGATTATTGACATTGCTTAGAATTGGAAGTAAAATATATATTACCTAGGAAATAATAAACAGTTCATGAACTTACATTAAGTTGTTTAGAATTCTGTTTTGG
This region includes:
- a CDS encoding reverse transcriptase N-terminal domain-containing protein is translated as MQKTKWKQINWDQVETYINRLQIRIVKAVQENKWRLVRRLQYLITHSFYGKALAVKRVISNKGKNTPGIDGKVWKTDKEKMDAIITLQTNGYRASALRRIYIEKFGKKEKRSLGIPTMKDRAMQAVQLLGLEPVAETLADTISFGFRKYRGAQDAMEYGFSILCRKDSPQWILEGDIKGCFDNTNG
- a CDS encoding reverse transcriptase domain-containing protein, whose translation is MDVKILKQFMKCGYVYDKELYPTTDGTPQGGIISPNLANMTLDEMENLIKRKYWNNTKGTISIKNNDKKVHLIKYADDGAPRRCVQVA
- a CDS encoding PD-(D/E)XK nuclease domain-containing protein, which translates into the protein MDNMLKEYIEKLKSVDTVEEYEAFISKLHQMMKQETYKNDIVQNIRNKQKYMVNKFSKESTRENMLKAKENLLIYLDSILCEEYEKSSQFIQRELERFLRNFYFFLEAFREAKPDKRASLTTENLQKIQIENEYDLQHLLYAVIKPLCPDARREVNDDSGVGTVRSDIKILSLNTIIEAKCTRTSTNLKKLTEEIEADIVHYKADYIFFYIYDKEKIIKDRHAFETNFNRSFDGKEIRIIILQPVNM
- the tnpC gene encoding IS66 family transposase, with the translated sequence MAVKYTEEQLNSVDKSFLIQLLLQQQEQLEAITKELHASNEKMQLLMEQVILGKQNRFGRSSEKMEDTSQICFQEVDGTIVFFNEAEAVYDLNEKEPDELELKSPKQPKRKGKKESDLSGLTVRRIDHYLSEEELEIEFGVNGWKQLPDAISKKYHFVPARVEVEEHHIGVYASKTDEHMVKADHPKALLHGSLVSPSLGAAIINGKYVNAVPLYRLEQEFQRYGLQITRQNMANWCIRLAEEYLSILYDHLHEELYFYHVIQADETPVLVNHDGRKAGSKSWMWVYRSGHLYQDRQIVLYEYQQTRNASHPREFLKGYDGICVTDGYQVYHTLEKELEELTIAGCWVHCRRRFDEALKLIPKPSQKESNAFLLMKQIQAIYREEGKLNDLSSDERLKQRQAVIKPLVDAFFAYLKTINVSKKDKFGDAVRYARNQEKYLRVFLTDGDVPIDNNASERAIRGFCIGKKNWQMIDTIHGAKSSAIIYSIVETAKANNLKPFDYVQHLLEEIPKHMNDKDCSFLEDLLPWSEKLPAGIRKA
- a CDS encoding ATP-binding protein; amino-acid sequence: MRLKAENVFKPGAYPEYTYVSRNYENTGISYELRLKQALRTAGCLTSLIGPSKMGKTILCEKVIGFDNIVEISGADFNSNTDFWAIVAAKVGLPYKGELTTEREVNEGNSKETDSKSEKYVLAKDTVIQYYKEHDKVLVIDDFHYASKEMQTKMAQQLKDAIRRELKVVVVSLPHRADDAIRQNADLSGRLSLINIEAWEKKDLKEIALKGFKQLDIKITDEVAEQLAVECLTSPQLMQYICLSICTLLEDKNEHIVNFDMLEMAYKFTTVNFNYYDVVNVMSKGPNPRGKKRNLYKTLDGKELDLYGLIVESLAKNPPIMELDFDTVYDRIINLIPKTEGKPDRNSVKSHLNNLQTILKEKEEIYKAIEWKDGKVYVLDPLFLFYLRWGRMNG
- the tnpB gene encoding IS66 family insertion sequence element accessory protein TnpB (TnpB, as the term is used for proteins encoded by IS66 family insertion elements, is considered an accessory protein, since TnpC, encoded by a neighboring gene, is a DDE family transposase.), translating into MLNDGSGFKKVYLATGFTDLRRGIDGLTRIIRFQFQLDPYDKNTLFLFCGKRTDRIKGLIWEGDGFLLLYKRIENGNFRWPRTQEEALEISADQYQMLMQGLEIVARHPIEEISCPEFSL
- the ltrA gene encoding group II intron reverse transcriptase/maturase, translating into MGTENIESCSQRDSAERKGYVRAHRSFNRIWKERDSAEPDLLGKILDRDNLNRAYKRVKANKGAPGVDGMTIEAALPWLKEHNQKLTERIRRGKYTPTPVRRVEIPKPDGGKRKLGIPTVIDRIIQQAMLQQLMPIYEPLFSDDSFGYRPGRGAKDAIYRIKEYIEQGYIRAVVLDLSRYFDTLNHTILLNLLRKQVKDERVIQMVKRYLKGGVMENGVETETEEGSPQGGNLSPLLANVYLNEFDWEFHRRGVPCIRYADDIVLLAKSERAAERLLESSTKYLEETLKLKVNREKSRTVSVLAIRKFKFLGFCFGKNGKGIYIRVHGKSWKKAKEKLRQLTSRSKCGSIIRAMERIKVYMRGWLNYYGIADMKNNIESMNGWLYRRIRMCIWKQWKLPKTRKRKLMGLGMPEWVACEGAYSRKSYWRMSNTGVVKRALTKERLINWGYYDIATAYQSLHVNY
- a CDS encoding YkgJ family cysteine cluster protein; protein product: MITPRKVKFEAKKKGNENIEFRTFLKCNADEKELDEQFKKLHEELFAKYDCSRCRNCCKMYCGSIPEEDLEKDAEYLGLTKEELINSYLIKKESENTYVTKHHPCDFLEEDGNCKLGEYKPENCRKYPYTDQPERLHSLYSVLETVEVCPIAFEIYERLKEEYGFRYRR
- a CDS encoding Rho termination factor N-terminal domain-containing protein is translated as MFLREYLTKYTKEELLDQARSFEIKKCSGLRKADLIDRIVDTFCAEEMLRSRLACLTKEQMDLFRKACISPTAVSVNEVVDAMQLYRYWIGYFEDPTDRFCVFEDVAVALSKIDDKAFQLKQCRKGWLVKCIHFFIQYYGIAPIEVIYEMYRQKVKDSIDEMIEILWEMPVDIVESCLFTMDKLGMEGWPKENPLYSEKGIFVHLQLFENEEFDYLLRQQMDKDFYIPSAQQIDEICRNGYEASSSAYKKLESFFIKKLKFSYEQAVTWCLQVWANSYEGESPSKIINKMTEANIEFEEKMINELLELLVTAHNNTRMKENRGYKPSEMVRKKSVDKMPTIVPASSNAAAILKDAAPQLQAMGVPVDLNGNTDVIQTTMFPIGLNGEPIRVEKKIYPNDPCPCGSGKKYKKCCGKNN